In Trichomycterus rosablanca isolate fTriRos1 chromosome 20, fTriRos1.hap1, whole genome shotgun sequence, one DNA window encodes the following:
- the nars2 gene encoding probable asparagine--tRNA ligase, mitochondrial, giving the protein MFRRAVPSFLISHCVRLNKQHYCSSAKKTRVQDALNSLQTGSKIRIQGWVRSVRSQKQNLFLHVSDGSSLQPLQVVASSDLDNGSLTFGCAVSITGSLEKSPSTKQNVELQASHIEVVGECNPLDFPFKIKGHHSLEYIRQFPHLRCRTNAFSSLLRIRSKATDAIYSYFKENGFVQIHTPVITSNDCEGAGELFQVEPAGNELSSDKENAYFFSVPAYLTVSGQLHLEVMTGAFPAVYTFGPTFRAENSQSRRHLAEFYMVEAEISFTESLQDLMKVMEGLFKTTTEHLLSHCAEDVELFHKYISPGYRQKVELMLQRDFNVISYTEAIDILTRSSEQFTFKPEWGSDLQTEHEKYIVQHCGDVPVFVTDYPYSLKPFYARDNQDQPQHTAAALDLLVPGVGELCGGSLREERLELLRTRLAQSGLEDTYSWYLQLREFGSVPHGGFGMGFERYLQCVLGIDNIKDTIPFARFSHSCAL; this is encoded by the exons ATGTTTAGAAGAGCTGTACCTTCATTTCTGATCTCTCACTGTGTCAGGCTGAATAAACAACACTACTGCAGTTCAGCCAAGAAAACCAGAGTACAAGATGCACTCAACAGCTTACAGACTGGTTCCAAAATCAGAATACAG GGGTGGGTTCGATCTGTCCGATCACAGAAGCAAAATCTCTTCCTACATGTGAGTGATGGAAGCAGCCTGCAGCCTCTCCAAGTAGTAGCCAGTTCAGATCTTGACAATGG AAGCCTTACCTTTGGATGTGCTGTCAGCATCACTGGAAGCTTGGAGAAAAGCCCCAGCACAAAACAGAATGTGGAACTTCAAGCCAGTCACATTGAAGTGGTTGGAGAGTGCAATCCTTTG GATTTTCCATTTAAGATCAAGGGTCACCATTCACTGGAATATATCAGACAGTTCCCTCACCTGAGGTGTCGAACTAATGCCTTCAGTTCTTTGCTCAGGATTCGCAGCAAGGCCACAGATGCTATCTACTCTTATTTCAAG GAGAACGGCTTTGTACAAATCCACACCCCTGTGATTACGTCTAATGATTGTGAAGGAGCAGGAGAACTCTTCCAGGTGGAA CCTGCAGGTAATGAATTGAGCTCGGACAAAGAAAACGCCTATTTTTTCTCGGTGCCGGCCTATCTGACTGTCTCAGGGCAGCTGCACCTAGAAGTGATGACAGG GGCTTTCCCTGCTGTCTACACGTTTGGCCCAACATTTCGAGCTGAAAATTCTCAAAGCAGGAGGCACTTAGCTGAGTTTTACATGGTGGAAGCTGAGATCTCTTTTACTGAATCACTACAGGATCTGATGAAG gttatggaaggtttatttaagACGACCACAGAGCATCTGCTTTCTCACTGTGCAGAAGATGTGGAATTATTTCACAAGTACATCTCTCCTGGATATAGG CAAAAAGTGGAGCTCATGTTACAGAGAGACTTCAATGT CATTAGCTATACAGAAGCAATTGACATTCTAACCCGCAGTTCAGAACAATTTACTTTTAAACCAGAG TGGGGCAGTGATCTTCAAACAGAACATGAGAAGTACATAGTACAACACTGCGGGGATGTACCAGTGTTTGTGACTGATTATCCATACAGTTTAAAACCCTTCTACGCCAGAGACAACCAGGATCAACCTCAACACACG GCAGCGGCTTTAGATCTACTGGTGCCCGGTGTGGGAGAGCTGTGTGGTGGTTCTCTCAGAGAGGAAAGGCTGGAGCTCCTCAGGACTCGACTGGCACA GTCTGGATTAGAGGACACATACTcatg GTATCTCCAGCTGAGAGAGTTTGGTTCAGTCCCTCATGGAGGATTTGGGATGGGTTTCGAGAGGTACCTGCAGTGTGTTTTAGGAATTGACAATATCAAGGACACAATTCCATTTGCAAGGTTTTCACACTCCTGTGCTTTATGA